The Staphylococcus sp. KG4-3 genome has a window encoding:
- a CDS encoding YfiT family bacillithiol transferase produces MDVRFPIGKLDIPENVTLDDVQKWLAEIDNYTRRLRDVVGNITEEELNKTYRDGSWNVRQLVHHIADSQLNMYQRLKLALTDNNPIVPPFNQEEWVELEDSLAPIEYSLQILDGINARIVALGNRIDKDQLERKFTLKDNGEITVATKLAKLAWHENHHLAHIEIALSR; encoded by the coding sequence ATGGATGTAAGATTTCCAATCGGTAAATTAGACATACCTGAAAATGTAACATTAGATGACGTTCAAAAATGGCTAGCAGAAATCGACAATTATACACGGCGTTTAAGAGATGTAGTTGGAAATATCACAGAAGAAGAATTAAATAAAACGTATCGTGATGGAAGTTGGAATGTACGTCAATTAGTCCACCATATTGCGGACTCACAACTCAATATGTATCAAAGATTGAAATTAGCATTAACAGATAATAATCCAATCGTCCCACCATTCAATCAAGAGGAATGGGTAGAATTAGAAGATAGTTTAGCTCCCATCGAATATTCTCTGCAAATATTAGATGGGATTAATGCTCGCATTGTAGCATTAGGGAATCGTATTGATAAAGATCAATTAGAACGTAAATTCACGCTTAAAGATAATGGCGAAATCACAGTTGCTACAAAATTAGCTAAATTGGCATGGCATGAAAACCATCATTTAGCACATATTGAAATTGCATTATCAAGATAA
- a CDS encoding M20 family metallopeptidase, which translates to MQDTLDLLEHLIQFDSSSQHTANETIDYCAEWLQKEGLASEIIINNGYKMLICNVGEGNKKLVLNGHVDVVSGNKKQFTPQIEDGKIYGRGSADMKAGVASFMVAMRDLKNIDLGDVCVQLQLVTDEEIGGYNCASYLTDQGYLGDFVICAEPTQIGIGFQAKGILQFDIQFKGKSAHGSRPWEGENAIAKAMEVYHKILNLPFAKESTDIFEAPSINLAKIKGGEVYNKVPDECLISFDIRYLPNQDKEDILAQIKEITDGEISLNLTGPSVKNEISNPYIQKLVQHIKIVENKEHVDVFGQHGFADTRYFSRYDVPAIEFGPSGGEWHGDGEYAVIESLETYKDIIISFSKDFAH; encoded by the coding sequence ATGCAAGATACATTAGATTTACTAGAACATTTGATTCAATTTGATAGCTCTAGTCAGCATACTGCAAACGAAACAATAGACTATTGTGCGGAATGGTTACAAAAAGAAGGTTTGGCGTCAGAAATAATAATAAATAATGGTTATAAGATGCTCATTTGTAACGTAGGAGAAGGAAATAAAAAACTCGTTTTAAATGGTCATGTTGATGTTGTTAGTGGTAATAAAAAACAATTTACACCACAAATTGAAGACGGCAAGATTTATGGGCGGGGGTCAGCAGATATGAAAGCAGGAGTCGCTTCATTTATGGTAGCGATGCGAGATTTGAAGAATATTGACTTAGGAGATGTTTGTGTTCAGCTTCAATTAGTAACTGATGAAGAAATTGGAGGATATAACTGCGCTTCATATTTAACGGATCAAGGTTATTTAGGTGATTTTGTAATTTGTGCTGAACCAACACAAATAGGGATTGGCTTTCAAGCTAAAGGTATTTTGCAATTTGATATTCAATTTAAAGGAAAATCAGCTCATGGTAGTAGGCCATGGGAAGGGGAAAATGCAATTGCTAAAGCAATGGAAGTTTATCATAAGATACTTAATTTACCCTTTGCTAAAGAGTCTACAGATATATTTGAGGCACCTTCAATTAACCTTGCCAAAATTAAAGGTGGCGAAGTATACAATAAAGTTCCAGATGAATGTTTGATTTCATTTGATATTCGTTATTTACCTAATCAAGATAAAGAAGATATTTTAGCGCAAATTAAAGAGATTACTGATGGTGAAATCTCTTTGAATTTGACTGGCCCAAGCGTTAAAAATGAAATCAGCAATCCTTATATCCAAAAATTGGTTCAACATATAAAGATAGTTGAAAACAAAGAGCATGTTGATGTGTTCGGTCAACATGGTTTTGCAGACACAAGATATTTTTCAAGGTATGATGTCCCTGCTATTGAATTCGGTCCATCAGGAGGAGAATGGCATGGTGATGGCGAGTATGCAGTTATTGAATCTTTAGAGACATATAAAGATATTATTATTTCATTTAGTAAGGATTTTGCGCATTAG
- a CDS encoding DoxX family protein, with product MSKIILLIIRLGAGFYMLFQGYEKITGGFAIDGLVSVIKENQDSPAWFKFFFEAVVANHLEIFKWMVQLGEIAIGLSLILGVLSYTASFFGVFIMLNYILADMIFTYPIQLFFFIIILMNKEIINSISLNHFIKRKQLRNDENAPHTYSG from the coding sequence ATATCGAAAATTATATTGCTGATTATTCGATTAGGAGCTGGTTTTTATATGCTATTTCAAGGCTATGAAAAAATAACAGGTGGTTTTGCGATAGATGGTTTAGTATCAGTAATTAAAGAAAACCAGGATTCCCCAGCTTGGTTTAAATTTTTCTTTGAAGCAGTTGTGGCGAATCATCTAGAAATATTTAAATGGATGGTGCAACTTGGAGAAATTGCTATAGGACTTAGTTTGATTCTTGGTGTGCTTTCTTATACAGCAAGCTTTTTTGGTGTTTTTATAATGTTAAATTACATTCTTGCAGATATGATTTTCACATACCCAATTCAATTGTTTTTCTTTATAATTATATTAATGAATAAAGAGATAATAAATTCAATAAGCTTAAATCATTTTATAAAAAGAAAACAATTAAGGAATGATGAAAATGCCCCACATACTTATAGCGGATGA
- a CDS encoding transglycosylase family protein translates to MKKTVIASTLAVGLGVTGLATGNSADASEQNIDQANLAQQAQNNPEQLNESALQDGSYNYNFNQDGVNYNFTSDGENFSWSYGEGSGEGSTSSSAQNTDNSGQQSGQATQTEQASSEQSEQAQQSNQQPQQESAQQPQQETTTQSSASSNESSSNEASEGSSGVNAHLQQIAQRESGGDIHATNPSSGASGKFQFLQSTWDSVAPAEYQGQPAGNAPEDVQDAAAQKLYDEVGPSQWVTA, encoded by the coding sequence ATGAAAAAAACAGTAATTGCATCAACATTAGCAGTAGGATTAGGTGTTACAGGATTAGCAACAGGAAATTCAGCGGATGCATCAGAACAAAATATTGATCAAGCAAATTTAGCACAACAAGCTCAAAATAATCCAGAACAATTAAATGAATCAGCATTACAGGACGGTTCATATAACTATAACTTTAATCAAGACGGAGTAAACTACAACTTTACTTCAGATGGTGAAAACTTTAGCTGGAGCTATGGTGAAGGATCAGGAGAAGGTTCTACTAGCTCATCAGCACAAAATACAGATAACAGTGGACAACAAAGCGGACAAGCAACACAAACTGAACAAGCTTCAAGTGAACAATCTGAACAAGCACAACAATCAAATCAACAACCACAACAAGAGTCAGCTCAACAACCACAACAAGAAACAACTACACAATCTTCAGCTAGCTCAAACGAATCAAGCTCAAATGAAGCTTCAGAAGGTTCATCAGGTGTGAACGCACACTTACAACAAATTGCACAACGTGAATCTGGCGGCGATATTCATGCTACAAACCCATCATCAGGAGCTTCAGGTAAGTTCCAATTCTTACAAAGCACATGGGATTCAGTAGCACCAGCTGAATATCAAGGTCAACCAGCTGGTAATGCACCAGAAGATGTACAAGACGCTGCAGCACAAAAATTATATGATGAAGTTGGCCCTTCACAATGGGTAACTGCATAA
- a CDS encoding VOC family protein produces the protein MNRINLITLGVKDLKASLQFYKNIGFKTTAEVTDDNLAIVFFNNDGTKLEIFPVEELAKDINADSPPKITTGGFIGITLAYNAKSKEEVDLILEQVETFGATVVKSPQDLDWGGYGGYFTDINGYYWEVAYGDMWEFDEQNMLIIPD, from the coding sequence ATGAATAGAATTAATTTAATCACGTTAGGTGTTAAAGATTTGAAAGCATCACTCCAGTTTTATAAAAATATTGGCTTTAAAACAACCGCCGAGGTAACAGATGATAATTTAGCAATCGTGTTTTTTAATAATGACGGTACAAAATTAGAAATTTTTCCTGTTGAAGAATTAGCAAAAGATATAAATGCAGATAGTCCTCCTAAAATAACTACGGGTGGTTTTATAGGTATTACTTTAGCTTACAACGCCAAATCTAAAGAGGAAGTCGATTTAATTTTAGAACAAGTCGAGACATTTGGCGCAACAGTTGTTAAATCACCTCAAGATTTAGATTGGGGTGGTTATGGGGGCTATTTTACAGATATCAATGGTTATTATTGGGAAGTTGCATATGGTGATATGTGGGAATTTGATGAACAAAATATGTTGATTATTCCTGATTAA
- a CDS encoding NAD-dependent succinate-semialdehyde dehydrogenase, translating into MTRNLNYNWINGEQIQTEKTLSVVNPASGKTIGEVPSVDGPIVQKAIDSAANAFESWSNYTAETRQAFLEKWAVNLLNKQEELATIMSEEQGKPYNEAFGEIGVCAKFIRWFAEEGKRIYGEIIPPSSENQRISVIKQPVGVCGLITPWNFPGAMVARKVAPALAAGCTVIVKPSSETPRIAIAIFEELIATGIDKGVANIVTGSSSLISDKLFSDKRVKKMSFTGSTKIGKTLMSEASKHIKRISLELGGNAPAIVLPDANLDNAADAIVDNKFENSGQMCNGINVILVHKDIELEITQKIISRVNKLKVAPGNESGAQVGPLINQQAIEKVEKLVAESQENGATIQTGGHKADIAGSELFYQPTVITDVTPAMSIAQEEIFGPVAPIITFESTKEAIEIANASPYGLAAYFFSNNINTVYQISEQLEFGMIGVNGTQLSVPQAPFGGIKESGIGREGSHFGLDGFLELKYISLSLLK; encoded by the coding sequence ATGACACGAAATTTAAATTACAATTGGATAAATGGTGAGCAAATTCAAACTGAAAAAACTTTATCAGTTGTCAATCCTGCAAGTGGTAAAACTATTGGAGAAGTTCCTAGTGTAGATGGTCCGATCGTTCAAAAAGCAATTGATAGCGCTGCTAACGCTTTTGAAAGTTGGTCTAATTATACAGCTGAAACTAGACAAGCATTTTTAGAAAAGTGGGCAGTGAACTTGCTTAATAAACAAGAAGAACTTGCAACTATTATGAGTGAAGAACAAGGCAAACCATATAACGAAGCATTTGGTGAGATCGGTGTATGTGCTAAATTCATCCGCTGGTTTGCCGAAGAAGGTAAACGTATATATGGAGAAATCATTCCACCATCATCTGAAAATCAACGTATTTCTGTAATTAAACAACCCGTAGGTGTTTGTGGCCTAATTACACCTTGGAACTTCCCAGGTGCAATGGTTGCACGTAAAGTTGCGCCAGCACTAGCTGCAGGATGTACAGTTATTGTGAAACCCTCTAGTGAAACACCTAGAATTGCCATTGCTATTTTTGAAGAACTAATAGCTACTGGCATCGATAAGGGCGTTGCTAATATTGTTACAGGTAGCTCTTCATTAATATCTGACAAACTATTTAGCGATAAACGTGTTAAAAAAATGTCTTTCACTGGTTCTACTAAAATTGGAAAAACCTTAATGAGTGAAGCTTCCAAACACATAAAACGTATATCTCTAGAACTTGGTGGTAACGCACCTGCAATCGTATTACCTGACGCCAATTTAGATAACGCAGCTGATGCTATAGTCGATAATAAATTTGAGAATAGTGGTCAAATGTGTAATGGAATTAACGTCATACTCGTACACAAAGATATCGAATTAGAGATTACCCAAAAAATCATTAGTAGAGTTAATAAGCTAAAAGTAGCTCCTGGCAATGAATCCGGTGCACAAGTTGGTCCATTAATTAACCAACAAGCCATTGAAAAAGTTGAAAAATTAGTAGCAGAATCCCAGGAAAATGGTGCAACTATTCAAACAGGTGGGCACAAAGCTGATATAGCAGGCTCTGAACTTTTTTATCAACCTACAGTTATAACTGATGTCACGCCAGCTATGTCGATCGCTCAAGAAGAAATCTTTGGACCAGTAGCACCAATTATTACTTTTGAATCTACTAAAGAAGCAATAGAAATAGCAAACGCCTCACCTTATGGACTAGCTGCTTACTTTTTCTCTAATAATATCAATACAGTATATCAAATTAGCGAACAATTAGAGTTTGGAATGATTGGCGTTAACGGAACTCAATTAAGTGTACCTCAAGCACCATTTGGCGGTATTAAAGAAAGCGGGATAGGACGCGAAGGCAGTCACTTCGGTCTAGATGGCTTCCTAGAATTAAAATATATTTCACTATCTTTACTTAAATAA
- a CDS encoding VOC family protein codes for MTHQKIVPHLWFDTEAEKAFDFYKNIFPETNLITEVTLKGTPSGETNQLVFDIYGFRFMAINAGPYFVKNPSISFTVLFKQSETDLLENIYQKLIENGRAIMPLAQYDFSEKYGWVQDQFDVSWQLLVTGQEFEHRITPSIMFMNENSGSAEEAMTFYTNVFKQSEQGDKFYYPKGLEPNSTSQLAYATFKLEDQWFTCMDSAYKYDFQFNEGISLLITVEDQAEIDAYWDKLSAVPEAEQCGWVKDKFGLSWQIAPKQMDEMISKGTPEQIKRVTEAFLKMKKFDIATLEQAFHNE; via the coding sequence ATGACTCACCAAAAAATAGTGCCACATTTATGGTTTGATACCGAAGCAGAAAAAGCCTTTGACTTTTATAAAAATATATTTCCAGAAACAAATCTTATTACAGAGGTCACGCTGAAAGGTACCCCTTCTGGAGAAACTAATCAGCTCGTTTTCGACATTTATGGATTCCGTTTTATGGCAATTAACGCTGGACCTTATTTTGTAAAGAATCCTTCAATTTCTTTTACAGTATTATTTAAACAATCTGAGACAGATTTATTAGAAAATATTTATCAAAAATTAATAGAAAATGGTAGAGCTATTATGCCTTTAGCTCAATATGATTTTAGTGAAAAATATGGTTGGGTTCAGGACCAATTTGATGTTTCTTGGCAATTACTCGTTACTGGTCAAGAATTTGAACATCGTATAACACCCTCAATCATGTTTATGAACGAAAATAGCGGAAGCGCTGAAGAAGCAATGACTTTTTACACCAATGTATTTAAGCAAAGCGAACAAGGGGATAAATTTTATTATCCAAAGGGGTTAGAACCTAATAGTACATCTCAATTAGCATATGCAACATTCAAACTCGAAGATCAATGGTTCACTTGCATGGATAGCGCATATAAATATGACTTTCAATTCAATGAAGGCATCTCTCTGCTAATCACTGTAGAAGACCAAGCAGAGATTGATGCTTATTGGGATAAACTTTCTGCCGTTCCCGAAGCTGAACAATGTGGATGGGTTAAAGATAAATTTGGGCTTTCATGGCAAATTGCGCCTAAACAAATGGATGAAATGATTAGTAAAGGAACACCTGAACAAATTAAACGTGTTACAGAAGCGTTTTTAAAAATGAAGAAGTTCGATATTGCAACATTAGAACAAGCCTTTCACAACGAATGA
- a CDS encoding cell wall metabolism sensor histidine kinase WalK, with protein sequence MTIRKQLIYSFMGSLFITTLLVFILYKLMWFDVHQTILLTLCSFVSSMMTMAIAIFFSVPTIHKIERLNDRTDQIAKGNYKVEDLNIQSPKELKELSDAFNQMTIRIDNQMNQIKAEQDEKLYMVQNLAHDLKTPLASIKSYSEGLNDGMIYTELAKQDAYQVLIRQADRLNQMFDDLTDVMSVNNKRSDTRINIDQLLMPILESYQQCLKKDKRQLEVNIPLNIKPFYQDKIALERIVTNFIDNALKFSDADKVVTITVFEDERNMLGISVKDGGIGIKEVHLRYIFDRTYRVDNSRNKETGGSGLGLYIASTLAKQIGGEISVDSTFGEGTTMTVYFPRN encoded by the coding sequence ATGACGATTCGTAAGCAATTAATTTATTCATTTATGGGATCATTATTTATAACGACACTTTTAGTTTTTATATTATACAAATTAATGTGGTTCGATGTTCATCAAACTATATTACTTACACTTTGTTCTTTTGTATCAAGCATGATGACAATGGCTATCGCGATATTTTTCTCTGTTCCAACGATTCATAAAATTGAGAGATTAAATGATCGCACTGACCAAATTGCTAAAGGGAATTATAAAGTAGAAGATTTAAATATCCAATCACCGAAAGAATTAAAAGAATTAAGTGATGCCTTTAACCAAATGACTATAAGAATCGATAACCAAATGAATCAAATTAAAGCAGAACAAGATGAAAAATTATATATGGTTCAGAATTTAGCGCATGACTTAAAAACACCGTTAGCTAGTATTAAGTCATATTCAGAAGGGCTTAATGATGGCATGATTTATACTGAATTAGCTAAGCAAGATGCTTATCAAGTGCTTATTAGACAAGCAGACCGTTTAAATCAAATGTTTGATGATTTAACAGATGTCATGTCTGTAAACAATAAGCGTTCTGATACGCGAATAAATATTGATCAATTATTGATGCCTATTTTAGAATCATATCAACAATGTTTGAAAAAGGACAAGAGACAATTAGAAGTTAATATTCCACTTAATATAAAGCCTTTTTATCAAGATAAGATCGCATTAGAACGAATTGTTACGAATTTTATAGATAATGCATTAAAATTTTCAGATGCTGATAAAGTAGTGACAATTACAGTATTTGAAGATGAACGTAATATGTTAGGAATTTCAGTAAAAGATGGAGGCATAGGTATAAAAGAAGTACATTTAAGATATATTTTTGATAGAACTTATAGAGTAGATAACTCTAGAAATAAAGAAACTGGTGGATCTGGGTTAGGATTATATATTGCGTCGACACTAGCTAAACAAATAGGTGGTGAAATTTCTGTTGATAGCACGTTTGGAGAAGGTACGACGATGACAGTGTATTTCCCGAGAAATTAA
- a CDS encoding glutamine synthetase family protein, with translation MQNKNRVTGNITKDKLIELVKSDEIDTIIMGFCDMQGRLMGKRITGDFILENDISDGTHFCNYLLGTNFEMDTNENFEFMNWNKGYGDYLAVPDLDTLKVVPWLEKTAMVFCDVYSVDGSEPICIAPRNILKHQIKKAESHGLSPHMASELEFYLFNNSFEEISKQGYNNLEAAGHLNEDYNLLQGSKNEPIYQEIRHQMHLMGITVESSKGEAYKGQHEINLKYSDALNAADQHIMFKHGMKEICIQNDKSVTFMAKPYEEWTGSSGHIHLSMMEKGTKTNAFYAGDDAEEPKSETMQHFLAGILKYTKDFALMFAPYVNSYKRFAPNSWAPVSIAWSRDNRSAGYRVVGDGNSLRFESRISGADMNPYLAYSALIGAGLYGIDNKIPLSEELVGNAYEQDSITRIPSSLHEAILQWKNSEVVTEVLGEDVANHYLEAAQSEQNDFDSYVTTWERSRYFEQS, from the coding sequence ATGCAAAACAAAAATAGAGTAACTGGAAATATAACAAAAGATAAATTAATTGAATTAGTCAAATCAGATGAAATTGACACTATAATCATGGGATTTTGTGATATGCAAGGAAGACTCATGGGTAAGCGAATTACAGGAGACTTTATTTTAGAAAATGATATTTCAGATGGGACACATTTTTGTAACTACTTACTAGGTACAAATTTCGAAATGGATACAAATGAAAACTTTGAATTTATGAATTGGAATAAGGGCTACGGCGACTATTTAGCAGTACCTGATTTAGATACGTTAAAAGTTGTGCCGTGGTTAGAAAAAACTGCCATGGTCTTTTGTGATGTCTACTCCGTAGACGGTAGTGAACCTATTTGTATTGCACCGAGAAATATATTAAAGCATCAAATCAAAAAAGCTGAATCACATGGTTTATCACCACATATGGCTAGTGAATTAGAATTCTACTTATTCAATAATTCTTTCGAAGAAATTTCAAAACAAGGTTACAACAATTTGGAAGCTGCCGGACATTTAAATGAAGATTACAATTTACTACAAGGAAGTAAAAACGAGCCTATTTATCAAGAAATACGACACCAAATGCACCTTATGGGAATTACTGTCGAATCTTCAAAAGGTGAAGCCTACAAAGGACAGCATGAAATCAATTTAAAATATTCTGATGCTTTAAATGCAGCCGATCAACACATCATGTTCAAACATGGAATGAAAGAAATTTGTATACAAAATGATAAATCCGTAACCTTTATGGCCAAACCATACGAAGAGTGGACTGGATCGAGTGGTCATATACATCTGAGCATGATGGAAAAAGGAACAAAAACGAACGCCTTCTATGCTGGTGATGACGCCGAAGAACCTAAATCTGAAACTATGCAACATTTCTTAGCTGGCATTTTAAAATATACTAAAGATTTTGCCTTAATGTTTGCACCTTACGTCAATTCATATAAACGTTTCGCACCAAACTCTTGGGCACCTGTTAGCATCGCATGGAGCAGAGATAATCGCTCAGCAGGTTACCGCGTAGTTGGTGATGGCAATTCATTACGCTTTGAATCTCGTATTTCAGGTGCAGATATGAACCCTTACTTAGCATATTCCGCACTTATAGGGGCTGGACTATATGGTATCGATAACAAAATTCCTTTAAGTGAAGAATTGGTTGGTAATGCCTACGAACAAGATAGTATTACGCGAATTCCATCATCATTACATGAAGCTATCTTGCAATGGAAAAATAGTGAAGTTGTCACAGAAGTATTAGGTGAAGATGTCGCAAATCACTATTTAGAAGCTGCGCAATCAGAGCAAAATGATTTCGATTCTTACGTCACGACTTGGGAACGTTCACGTTATTTTGAACAGAGCTAA
- a CDS encoding DM13 domain-containing protein yields MNIKTLFVSGTVATSLLLGACNNMDSKKEDMKEETKSESKMDNKDMSESKSMKEGIFKGENKEKVEGKAMIHDNKLMLKDFKSSKGPDLHVYLTKDGNIKKGKKIDKVDYDKSEQTFDLKGINTDEYNTVTIYCDKAHVIFGSAELK; encoded by the coding sequence ATGAACATAAAAACATTATTTGTTTCAGGCACGGTAGCGACATCATTATTACTAGGAGCATGTAATAATATGGACAGTAAGAAAGAAGATATGAAAGAAGAAACAAAATCCGAGTCAAAAATGGATAACAAAGACATGAGTGAAAGTAAAAGTATGAAAGAAGGTATATTTAAAGGAGAAAATAAAGAAAAAGTAGAAGGTAAGGCGATGATTCATGATAATAAATTGATGTTAAAAGATTTTAAATCATCTAAAGGTCCAGATTTACATGTATATCTCACTAAAGATGGCAATATTAAAAAAGGAAAGAAAATAGATAAAGTTGATTATGATAAATCAGAGCAAACGTTTGATTTGAAAGGCATAAATACCGATGAATATAACACCGTAACAATCTACTGCGACAAAGCTCATGTAATCTTTGGTTCAGCAGAACTAAAATAA
- a CDS encoding dihydrofolate reductase family protein — protein sequence MRKLVVFLHSSLDGFVEGSQGTMDIGWIAYNHELEDFANEVLQTADTIVWGRKTYEMMHDYWPTVPSNENASKHELNHAKWIENVEKVVFSKALNNVDWHNSRLVKKNVKDEIIHMKQQEGKDIVVLGSPRFAHYLMQLDVVDEYKITVSPTLIGKGLPLFQNIHKQVDLKLIDSKTFESGALGLIYQKK from the coding sequence ATGAGAAAACTTGTAGTGTTCTTGCACAGTTCTTTGGACGGTTTTGTTGAAGGTTCTCAAGGTACCATGGATATTGGATGGATTGCTTACAATCATGAATTGGAAGATTTTGCTAATGAAGTGTTGCAAACTGCAGACACAATTGTTTGGGGACGAAAAACATATGAAATGATGCATGATTATTGGCCAACAGTACCATCAAATGAAAATGCTTCTAAACATGAACTTAACCACGCGAAATGGATTGAAAATGTTGAAAAAGTCGTATTTTCAAAAGCTTTGAATAATGTCGATTGGCATAACTCACGATTAGTTAAAAAGAATGTTAAAGATGAAATCATTCATATGAAGCAACAAGAAGGTAAAGATATTGTAGTATTGGGAAGCCCTCGGTTCGCACATTATTTGATGCAATTAGATGTAGTGGATGAATATAAAATTACTGTTTCACCTACACTGATTGGTAAAGGATTACCATTATTTCAAAATATACACAAACAAGTAGATTTGAAATTAATTGATAGCAAAACATTTGAATCGGGTGCGCTAGGACTTATTTATCAAAAAAAATAA
- a CDS encoding response regulator transcription factor → MPHILIADDEKDIREICKTYFEFEGYQVTLAENGKEALGFLDESIDLMVLDIMMPEVDGYDVVKEMKAKQLDIPYIYLTAKTSESDTIFGLMLGADDYVKKPFSPRELVIRAKNLLDRVAKKPKKHEVISCGNLKLNNITKTVEINGEAVPFRIKEFELLWYFVTHEDEAISKTSLIEEVWGYEFYEDVNSLNVHVHRIREKLESNHFNEYTISTVWGLGYKFQRGV, encoded by the coding sequence ATGCCCCACATACTTATAGCGGATGATGAAAAAGATATTAGAGAAATCTGTAAAACCTATTTTGAATTTGAGGGTTATCAAGTAACCCTTGCCGAAAATGGTAAAGAAGCACTTGGATTCTTAGATGAATCTATAGATTTAATGGTGTTAGACATCATGATGCCTGAAGTAGATGGTTATGATGTGGTCAAAGAAATGAAAGCAAAGCAATTAGATATTCCATACATTTATTTAACGGCTAAAACAAGTGAATCAGACACAATTTTTGGGTTAATGTTAGGCGCAGATGATTATGTAAAAAAACCGTTTAGCCCAAGAGAACTAGTGATACGAGCGAAAAATTTGTTAGATAGAGTAGCAAAGAAACCTAAAAAACATGAAGTTATCAGTTGTGGTAATCTTAAATTGAATAATATTACTAAAACAGTAGAAATTAACGGTGAAGCTGTACCATTTCGTATTAAAGAGTTTGAGTTACTTTGGTATTTTGTGACGCATGAAGATGAAGCTATTTCAAAAACTTCATTAATAGAAGAAGTTTGGGGTTATGAATTTTACGAAGATGTCAATTCACTTAATGTCCACGTTCATCGTATTAGAGAGAAATTGGAAAGTAATCATTTTAATGAATATACAATTTCGACAGTTTGGGGACTTGGTTATAAGTTTCAAAGAGGTGTTTAA
- a CDS encoding transglycosylase family protein, giving the protein MKKTVVASTLAVGLGVTGFAAGNSADASEQGVDKAQLAQQAQTNPESLNEAPVQEGAYNINFNHNNLNYSFQSDGQYWTWSYGQGNASAEQPAQTEQPAQTEQAQPQQTEQASTEQPAQQAAPQTEQTQQPQQETTTQASTTSNESSSSEASKGSSGVNAHLQQIAQRESGGDIHATNPSSGASGKFQFLQSTWDSVAPAEYQGQPAANAPEAVQDAAAQKLYDEVGPSQWVTA; this is encoded by the coding sequence ATGAAAAAAACAGTAGTAGCATCAACATTAGCAGTAGGATTAGGTGTAACAGGTTTCGCAGCAGGAAATTCAGCAGACGCTTCAGAGCAAGGTGTAGATAAAGCACAATTAGCTCAACAAGCGCAAACTAATCCAGAATCATTAAACGAAGCGCCAGTACAAGAAGGTGCTTATAACATTAACTTTAACCATAATAATTTAAACTATAGCTTCCAATCAGATGGCCAATATTGGACTTGGAGCTACGGACAAGGTAATGCTTCAGCAGAGCAACCAGCGCAAACTGAACAACCAGCACAAACAGAGCAAGCACAACCACAACAAACAGAGCAAGCATCAACTGAGCAACCAGCTCAACAAGCAGCTCCACAAACTGAACAAACTCAACAACCACAACAAGAAACAACTACACAAGCTTCAACTACTTCAAATGAATCAAGTTCAAGTGAAGCTTCAAAAGGTTCATCAGGCGTGAACGCACACTTACAACAAATCGCGCAACGTGAATCAGGCGGCGATATTCATGCTACAAACCCATCATCAGGTGCTTCAGGTAAGTTCCAATTCTTACAAAGTACATGGGATTCAGTAGCACCAGCTGAATATCAAGGTCAACCAGCTGCTAATGCACCAGAAGCAGTACAAGACGCTGCAGCTCAAAAATTATATGATGAAGTTGGCCCTTCACAATGGGTTACTGCATAA